The following nucleotide sequence is from Natronorubrum aibiense.
GTTACACCACAGTCGCGTTAGTCCCACGCGTCTAACTGCTCACCGAGGTCGTCGTACAGTTTTCGTGCCTGTTGCTCCGTCAGGTCGAAAATCGCGTGTCGTCGGTACTCCGGCGGCTTGGATTCGGGATGGGGGCGAAAGTAGCCGTCGACCTCGAGTCGTCGTTCGCCGTCGCGCTCGCGCACTTGCAGATCGATCTCATCGTACTGCATACCACGGGGTACGCGCTCGAATACCAAAGGAGTAACGAGTACATCGACGAGAATGAACCGAACTCGAGGCGACGCACCCGGGTCGGCACAACCGACAGGAAGGCGTGCGACTCGTACATTTGAGAACCTCCCTGTATAGCCGCCGAACGTGCCGGGTTATCGTCTCGGTGGCCGTCACCGTCGTCGGTACTATCGTTGTCGTCATCAGTGTCGCCCCACCGTTGTCGAGACAGCCTGTGAATCCCACGAAGAGTGCGCTCGAGAACGACTGCCGCGTGGGGTGTCGAACCGAATCGTTGCACGTCGGCTCCAAGACCGCACCCGCGATCTGTCCCTGGTATTCGCTTCGAGCGGTACCGTTTCCGGTTGACGAGTTAGATGCCTTCCTGAAGGAATCGTCCCTCCTGTTCGTATATCGACACCAGTTCCTCGATGAACTCTTCGATGGTTTCGTCTTCCTCGAGGTGGCCTTCGATTCGTCGGACGAGGTCGTCGTCGAGTTCGATTGTGTGTCCCATCAGAAATGCCAACGAGCGCCATCCGTATAAATCACACCCAGCACGGTATCATCTCACACTACACCCAGAACATCGATTCAACTCAGTGGATACCGAACGCTATAGTAACAACTGAGAGAAGGGGCACAACCGCGGGTAAGACACGGTAGAAACCGGAGCGCACTCACGTGCGGTTGTTGACGCCGCTGAGAGAGCTAGATTGCGAGGGCGCAAATCGGCCGCGACACGAACCTCACCGACGAGTTGACGTGTCCCGCTGAGACTCTTCGTAGACGAAATAGAGGTTCCAGAGATTGAATCCGTCGCCATACTTTTCTTCAACGCTGCGGTCGTACAGCGGGACGAGCGTCGGTCGTGGCTCCGTGAACGCAGGTTTGATGTCCCACTCAAGCACCCATTCGTGGCCGTGAAAGCGGAGTCGGTCGCCGATCGACTCGAACACGCGCCGGAGCATCTTCGGAACCGATTCTGTTGTCAGCTCATCCGTGGTCTCGGCGGCCGTGAACGGATCGCTGGCGACGGGAGGAGATCCGTACGTGGCGACAACTGGAATTACGCCGTCACGAAAGGCATCGGTGCGAGCGAGATAAACGGTGGCTGCGCCCGCTTCGCGCAGGTGACAGAGGAGCTCGTCCGGCGTCGCGACGAACTCGTCGGCCGTCGTCACGAGTCCTGTCGGGGTGTACTCGGGTTGCCAACTCATAACAAGACCATACGCGAGTGTACGTCAAGAGTGCTTCTCCGATCACCACAACGTTTTCCGCGCCGCGGCTCGAAAATGAGAGCGACGACACACGTTTGATATCGGTCGACAGCCAAGCTAGCCACATGCGTGGATTTTTCGTCGGCCGATTTCAGCCGTTTCACCTAGGGCATCGCACCTTCGTCGAAGACATCGCAGCGGATGTCGACGAAATCGTTATCGGCATTGGAAGCGCACAGACGTCCCACACCGCCGACAATCCATTCACCGCAGGCGAGCGAATCAGTATGATCCACCGGTCGGTGACAGGGTTGGCGACGACGACGTTCGTCGTCCCCATCGAGGACCTCCATCGAAACTCGGTCTGGGTGTCCCACGTCACCGCGACGGTCCCACCGTTCGACGTCGCATATTCGAACAACCCGCTGGTGAGACGGCTGTTCGAAGAAGCCGGCTTCGAAGTCCGCAGCGTCGAACTTTATCAACGCGAGGCGTACTCAGGCACCGAAGTCCGTCGCCGAATGCTGGCGGGCGAGCCGTGGCGTCACCTCGTCCCCGACCCGGTTGCGACAGTCGTCGACGAAACGAACGGTGTCGAGCGACTGGAGCGGGTGAGTGATCAGTTCGACGAGTGAGTCGTGGCCTCGCGGTGCTTTCCGATTGCGAGCACGACGTCTGGTTCGGAGGTCTCCGTCGAACGGCACGCTGTGTCCACTCACCCTCGAACCGCTCGTTCTCGCATCCGAAGC
It contains:
- a CDS encoding DUF7557 family protein, whose product is MGHTIELDDDLVRRIEGHLEEDETIEEFIEELVSIYEQEGRFLQEGI
- a CDS encoding nicotinamide-nucleotide adenylyltransferase; protein product: MRGFFVGRFQPFHLGHRTFVEDIAADVDEIVIGIGSAQTSHTADNPFTAGERISMIHRSVTGLATTTFVVPIEDLHRNSVWVSHVTATVPPFDVAYSNNPLVRRLFEEAGFEVRSVELYQREAYSGTEVRRRMLAGEPWRHLVPDPVATVVDETNGVERLERVSDQFDE